Part of the Methanobacterium paludis genome is shown below.
ATTGTCACTTCTTTACCCATGCTTAAGGCAGCCTTTGCAAATATAAATGTAGCATAAGCCCGCTCTGCATTGCCTGTGCCGTTGCTCTGTACAACCAGCACTTTGTCCCTATCAACTGCTGCAGTTGAAGTGGGTTTCTTTTCAATCCGTTCTATTACCACGTAATCTTTACCATTTTCTGTGCCCTGATCTAGGACTTTACCTCCCATACCAGGTATTGCAACTGCAATATCCTCAACAGCTTCACTGCTTTTACTTGCAACTTTTAAACGTTCTCCAATGACCATGGATCTGAGTTTATCTCCTACCAGCATAATGGGTCCGGGACAAGTCTCTCCAGTAACATCCAATTCTTTAACTTCTGCTTTTGTCAATCTAACCACAACCTCCTTTTCGGAGTTCTCCACTTCGAATGTAAACCCATACTTCTTTGCAACACGTTCAAGGCCATTATCTGATCCTTTGCTTAACATTAGTATGAATTCGTCATCTTCACTATTTTTTATAATGTTTTCTGCCAGTATTGCTGAGTTAGGGGCTTTGATACCATGGGCTTTAACTACCTTCATACTATCCCCATTTTTCCTTAAATGTCCTGAGTGCATCTACTATCTCTTCAAGATTTTCTGGTGGTATTCCCATGATAACTTCACCATCTGCTATGCCAGCATTTTTACGGGAACCATTGCATCCTAGGGTCATGTTGGCCACGCCACGTTCTTTTACTGCAACAACAGCATCGGCACACACAGATTGTAATCCAGAATAATCACTTGAAACCCTACCTCCCTTGAGGTGCAGGGATGCCTGTGTGATCCTCAAAGCCTGCTTTGGTGTAAGAACAAGAACAACCACATCTGGTTCAAATTTTGCAGATTCTAAAGGTGAATAAATGGAAGCATAGTGCTCTTTACTAGATTTTGGTATGTCGTTAACAGTTTCAAGGGCACCTTCAGCAGTTTTGAAGTTTCCCAGTTTATGGTACATGCTGCCGTTTGCAACGCTTTCAGGCAGTGTTCCTATTCCCATCACGCCGGCTCCGCCTTTACAAAGATGTTCTTTGGAAGTTGCGTAACCCTCATCTCCTTTGAGTCTTGCATTTTGAACGAATTCGCAATGTCTTTTCTTTTCTGGCATCTTACTGTAACCTGCAGGTAATTCATCTGCGTTTTTTATGAGTTTCACGGCCACAGGACTTCCTTTTAGTTTTAACAATTCATCTAATTCCTTTACTATTTTTTCGTAGTTCATGTTTGATTCCTCCCGGAAATTACAACTCACTCAATTTATACTTTATAGTATAACTATACTGTATAGTATAACTATTACTATATAAAGTTTGTCATGATCATGGGAAAATATCTATTCATATATGGATTATTTTCTAAAAAACTAAGTTCACAATCTTTGGTGCGCAATATTTATATGGGTAGATGGGTTATACTATACAGTATAAAAAGTGGAGTATGGAAAATATGGAAGAGTTATCCAACACAGAAAGACTGATTGTATCGTATATCAGGTCTCATGCGCCTGAAGATTGTATGCTGGACAAGATAACCAGAGGTACAAGCAGGAGCAGAGCTACAGTGCTTAAATATCTGGAAATATTGAATGTAAAAGGAGTACTGGACTATAAATTTGTGGGTCGCAGTAAATTATGGTTTTTGAGCCCAAAGTCAAAAATAGAAGAGGTTATAAGTGAATCTTCCATGCGGGATGTGCAGGAAAATGCAAGTGAACTTGTAACGGTGGCATCAAAACTGCATACTTTGATGTCCAGGGAGTTAAGTCTTAGAAAATCAATTGACAGCCCTGACACAATAGTGTTCACAATCAACACCTACATGGATGTGGTGGCCACCAACGACACCTTTGACACATTTTTCCCGGGGAAAAGAAATCTGCATGAGATGGTGAGACGTGAACAGGTAATTATGCTTGAAAATGCACTTCACTCTTTAAGTAACAACACGGTAACTATTGAAATAGATTTAATGGAAAAAAATGGTGTATACAGACCGTATAAACTATCATTACAGTCCATTGTAGACAAGGGTAATGATACTGTAGGTACTGCCATTATAGGGGAAGAACTTTCCCAATCCCGGCGCAACAAACGCGAGCTGGAAACGCTATTATTCATAGCTAGGGCTGCAGGTTCGGCCCAGAATGAGAAACAGCTTATGAAAGATGCAGTAAAAGGAATTAATGATTTAATTTCATGCAAACACTGTGCAATAATTTTGAAGGATGGTAAAATGATACGCTCTGCTTATCATACGAAGGATCTATTAAGAAATGATATCCTACCTTCATTCATTAAGGGATTTGCAGAAAAAAGTATGAATGCACTTGAAACAGAAACTGCAGGCGATGGTGATTATTATCTTGAAACAGTTAAATCTGAACTGGGAGACAATTCAATTGCTATGATGGTTTCTGTCCCAATTATAGATGAAGATTCTGCAATGGGGGCCATACTCCTTTTAACCACGTCTAAACATGTCAGCTCCGTCAGTATCGAGAACGTGGAAATGGCAGCAGATGAACTTTCAGGTTACTTTAAAATGCAGAGGCTGAGAAATGAGAAAGAAGAATTTGTTAACACATTAATAGCCATGAATAAAGTTTCTGGAGTCATCAATTCTACCACAGCCGAGGATGAAATGCTTGAAAATGCGGTAACTTCCACCATAAACTCATTGGGGTTTGAAATGGGTTGCGTATATCTTAATGATGATAAAGAAGAGCTTGCATTAAGGGTGCACAAGAACCTTCCCGAAAATCTCAAAAAAATGTGCATGGCTGGCATGTTCAATGAACTTTTCAGTAAAACACTTGAAAAAAAGAACCTGGTTTACATTACATCAGAATCAGCAGAATATGATTCACTTGAACCGGTAATCAGGGCAAGCGATATAAAAACACTTTTAATACTGCCTATAAAAAGTGGAAAAAAGATAATTGGGCTTTTGAATATGGCCAGTCATCAGATAAAGACCTACAATAAAATAAGTCTTGAAAATCTCAGCTCAATAGGTCTGCAGTTGGGTATAGCACTTGAAAGGTCAAGGCTGGCGATTAAGCTAAAAAACAAGGGTTAAAACCTTTGTTATTGAGTGTCTATTCTGAAAAGTTTATTTAGTTAAGTTGAAAGTCTCATTTTAAATCTAAATTTCACTCTCCAACTGTTTCAGTGTGATTTTTAGGGCTGTTCTAGCATGTTCAAAGTCAGGATATATTTCTAGAGATTTTTCAAAACATTTAAATGCGTTATGGGGAGTTTTAATTTCTAGAAAGGCAAGTCCCATGTTGTACCATGTTTCATGGTCTTCTGAATTTATTCTTATGGCTTCTGCGTAGCATAACAATTCTTCTTGATGTTTTCCAATTTTTCCAAAGGCAATCCCCATGTTATTCAATGCAGAAGAATGATCCGGGTCTATTTCCAGAACCTTATCGTAACAGGCTATCGCTTCATGGTACTTTCCAAGTACTCCAAAATCAATTCCTTTAATGTACCATTTATCGGCTTTTTTGTGGTTAGTAGGTTTGAAATATTCAGAGGTTTCCGTATTTTCTTTAATCATCTCTGTATTTTCTTCAAATTTCTCAAAATTTGATTTAAATAGCATTAATTCATCATTTTCGCTTTTTTTAAACCTATCAAATAGTCCCATTTAAACACCTCTTGAGTCGGTTAAAATTCTCATTGGAAATTATTTTAATAATATTTATATTAAAAGTAATACTATTTATCTTTAACTTGTATCCCATTGCATAAAATAAAATTTTAAATGAGAAATTTTTATAAAATTCGGTTTTAAGCTATTAACGGGGAATAGAGAATTAAAAAATAGTAAAATCTAAAAAATAGTAAACGTAATAGTTTATTTTTTGTAAAAAAGTTTATAAATGCATTTATTTTGGATTTATAAACTTATTTAATGTTCTTAAATTAATTCTCCATATTTATCCACAATTTCAACAAAAGAATCAGCAATATAATCCCTCTGTTCTTCGGTGAAACCGTATACACTGCATTTGAACCATTTTGTTTGACCACGCTTTATACCCACAATATGCCTCTTTTTAAGTTCTTCGTAGAGGAAGAATCCTCGACGTGGGTGTTTTTCAGCTATTTTATCAAAAACAGGGGTTTCAAACCTGACAAGGTCGTGTTCTTTTGGTTTTACACCAATCTGCTCAACACCTTCAATTTTTTCCATTTTATCAACGAATTGTCTTGTTTTTTGAACTTCTTCGTCCCAGTGTTTAACACGTTCAGCCACAAATGGA
Proteins encoded:
- a CDS encoding DsrE family protein, with the protein product MKVVKAHGIKAPNSAILAENIIKNSEDDEFILMLSKGSDNGLERVAKKYGFTFEVENSEKEVVVRLTKAEVKELDVTGETCPGPIMLVGDKLRSMVIGERLKVASKSSEAVEDIAVAIPGMGGKVLDQGTENGKDYVVIERIEKKPTSTAAVDRDKVLVVQSNGTGNAERAYATFIFAKAALSMGKEVTIFLLMDGVSIARRGNAKTVKHPSFDRLDQVMAETIQKGAQMYVCELSANFRGIKQTDLVEGAKLAGAATYITLLSDPSYAVVNF
- a CDS encoding DUF169 domain-containing protein, whose amino-acid sequence is MNYEKIVKELDELLKLKGSPVAVKLIKNADELPAGYSKMPEKKRHCEFVQNARLKGDEGYATSKEHLCKGGAGVMGIGTLPESVANGSMYHKLGNFKTAEGALETVNDIPKSSKEHYASIYSPLESAKFEPDVVVLVLTPKQALRITQASLHLKGGRVSSDYSGLQSVCADAVVAVKERGVANMTLGCNGSRKNAGIADGEVIMGIPPENLEEIVDALRTFKEKWG
- a CDS encoding GAF domain-containing protein, whose protein sequence is MEELSNTERLIVSYIRSHAPEDCMLDKITRGTSRSRATVLKYLEILNVKGVLDYKFVGRSKLWFLSPKSKIEEVISESSMRDVQENASELVTVASKLHTLMSRELSLRKSIDSPDTIVFTINTYMDVVATNDTFDTFFPGKRNLHEMVRREQVIMLENALHSLSNNTVTIEIDLMEKNGVYRPYKLSLQSIVDKGNDTVGTAIIGEELSQSRRNKRELETLLFIARAAGSAQNEKQLMKDAVKGINDLISCKHCAIILKDGKMIRSAYHTKDLLRNDILPSFIKGFAEKSMNALETETAGDGDYYLETVKSELGDNSIAMMVSVPIIDEDSAMGAILLLTTSKHVSSVSIENVEMAADELSGYFKMQRLRNEKEEFVNTLIAMNKVSGVINSTTAEDEMLENAVTSTINSLGFEMGCVYLNDDKEELALRVHKNLPENLKKMCMAGMFNELFSKTLEKKNLVYITSESAEYDSLEPVIRASDIKTLLILPIKSGKKIIGLLNMASHQIKTYNKISLENLSSIGLQLGIALERSRLAIKLKNKG
- a CDS encoding tetratricopeptide repeat protein — its product is MGLFDRFKKSENDELMLFKSNFEKFEENTEMIKENTETSEYFKPTNHKKADKWYIKGIDFGVLGKYHEAIACYDKVLEIDPDHSSALNNMGIAFGKIGKHQEELLCYAEAIRINSEDHETWYNMGLAFLEIKTPHNAFKCFEKSLEIYPDFEHARTALKITLKQLESEI